The proteins below come from a single Acidobacteriota bacterium genomic window:
- a CDS encoding UDP-3-O-acyl-N-acetylglucosamine deacetylase: protein HPLLRHQSRTLRINEETFVEEIAPARTFGFLKEIEMLRQRGLALGGSLENAIVLGETGVLNNALRFEDEFVRHKILDVLGDLALVGYPVMGHLVAHRGGHALHTSFAAKILEERDSWKLVEASIDPAAVKVPVRVPVTSAARLAN from the coding sequence ATCATCCACTCCTGCGCCACCAGTCCCGCACGCTTCGCATCAACGAGGAGACGTTCGTCGAGGAGATCGCGCCCGCGCGGACCTTCGGATTCCTGAAGGAGATCGAGATGCTGCGCCAGCGCGGCCTGGCGCTCGGCGGGTCGCTCGAGAACGCGATCGTGCTCGGCGAGACAGGCGTGCTGAACAACGCGCTGCGCTTTGAGGACGAATTCGTCCGCCACAAGATTCTTGATGTGCTCGGCGACCTCGCGCTGGTCGGCTACCCCGTGATGGGCCACCTGGTGGCGCACCGCGGCGGCCACGCGCTGCACACGTCGTTTGCCGCGAAGATCCTCGAGGAACGTGACTCGTGGAAGCTCGTCGAGGCCTCGATCGACCCGGCAGCCGTCAAGGTGCCGGTGCGTGTGCCGGTCACCAGCGCCGCGAGGTTGGCGAACTAG